A region of Leifsonia xyli DNA encodes the following proteins:
- a CDS encoding cysteine desulfurase translates to MPVYLDHAATTPMRPEAIAAYAEAMGVVGNPSSIHSQGQHARRMLEEARETVAATLGADPIEVVFTSGGTEAINLAVKGMYWARNDRVSRPRILAPGGEHHATMDTVEWLERAEGARPEWLPLDASGRIVVPSAIEGDDVALLTFLAVNNEVGTVQPVTALAAVARAAGVPVHVDAVAAYGHVPLDFRALGVDALSVSAHKIGGPVGIGALVLSRASTVVPLIHGGGQQRQVRSGTQDVAAAVSFAVAARAAEAEREAETVRLAALRDRLIAGVRSAVPDAVLSGPEPGPKRVASNVHFTFPGAQGDSLLFLLDMAGVSVSTGSACTAGIPEPSHVLLAMGRSEEDARSALRFTLGRTSTEADVDALLAALPAAYAQAARAGLAERPSRLAR, encoded by the coding sequence AGCCAGGGCCAGCACGCCCGGCGGATGCTGGAGGAGGCGCGCGAGACCGTCGCCGCCACACTCGGCGCCGACCCGATCGAGGTCGTCTTCACCTCCGGCGGCACGGAGGCCATCAACCTGGCCGTGAAGGGGATGTACTGGGCGCGCAACGACAGGGTGTCGCGGCCCCGCATCCTGGCGCCCGGCGGCGAGCACCACGCGACCATGGACACGGTGGAGTGGCTGGAACGGGCCGAAGGGGCGCGGCCGGAATGGCTGCCGCTCGACGCGTCCGGCCGCATCGTCGTGCCCTCCGCGATCGAGGGCGACGACGTCGCGCTGCTCACCTTCCTCGCGGTCAACAACGAGGTGGGGACCGTTCAGCCGGTGACCGCGCTCGCCGCGGTCGCCCGGGCTGCCGGGGTGCCGGTCCACGTGGACGCGGTGGCCGCCTACGGACACGTGCCGCTCGACTTCCGGGCGCTCGGGGTGGATGCGCTCAGCGTCTCGGCGCACAAGATCGGCGGCCCGGTCGGGATCGGCGCGCTGGTGCTGAGCCGCGCATCCACGGTTGTGCCGCTCATCCACGGCGGCGGTCAGCAGCGGCAGGTGCGGAGCGGGACGCAGGATGTGGCGGCCGCGGTCTCGTTCGCCGTCGCCGCGCGTGCGGCGGAGGCGGAACGCGAGGCGGAGACCGTCCGCCTGGCGGCGCTGCGGGACCGGCTGATCGCCGGCGTCCGTTCGGCCGTGCCGGACGCCGTGCTGAGCGGGCCGGAGCCGGGTCCGAAGCGCGTCGCGTCCAACGTGCACTTCACCTTTCCGGGCGCCCAGGGCGACTCGCTGCTGTTCCTGCTCGACATGGCCGGCGTGTCGGTGTCCACCGGGTCGGCGTGCACCGCCGGCATCCCGGAGCCGTCGCACGTGCTCCTGGCGATGGGGCGGAGCGAGGAGGACGCGCGCAGCGCCTTGCGGTTCACCCTGGGCCGCACGTCCACCGAGGCGGATGTGGACGCGCTCCTCGCGGCGCTCCCCGCCGCCTACGCGCAGGCCGCGCGCGCCGGTCTCGCCGAGCGCCCCTCCCGCCTCGCCCGCTGA
- a CDS encoding tRNA(5-methylaminomethyl-2-thiouridine)-methyltransferase — protein MAAARAVEAGHDVVGVHLALSRMPGTLRTGSRGCCTIEDSMDAQRAANIIGIPYYVWDFSERFKLDVVDDFIAEYSAGRTPNPCMRCNERIKFAALLEKALDLGFDAVCTGHYAAIVTDEDGNRELHRASAWAKDQSYVLGVLTAEQLAHAMFPLGATPSKTEVRAEAAARGLSVANKPDSHDICFIPDGDTRGWLAERVGTATGDIVDREGNRLGSHEGAHAYTVGQRKGLNVGYPSPDGRPRFVLEVRPKENEVVVGPREALDIAEIAGSRYTWAGLAPADPATPFACEVQIRAHADPVPAVASVVDGELVIRPDVPLNGVAPGQTAVVYVGTRVLGQTTIDRTVSAVPV, from the coding sequence GTGGCGGCGGCGCGTGCGGTCGAGGCCGGTCACGACGTGGTCGGTGTGCATCTCGCGCTGTCGCGCATGCCCGGCACGCTGCGCACCGGCAGCCGCGGCTGCTGCACGATCGAGGACTCGATGGATGCGCAGCGCGCGGCGAACATCATCGGCATCCCGTACTACGTGTGGGACTTCTCCGAGCGCTTCAAGCTCGACGTGGTCGACGACTTCATCGCCGAGTACTCCGCCGGGCGCACGCCCAACCCGTGCATGCGCTGCAACGAGCGCATCAAGTTCGCCGCCCTCCTCGAGAAGGCGCTCGACCTCGGCTTCGACGCCGTTTGCACCGGCCACTACGCGGCCATCGTGACGGACGAGGACGGCAACCGCGAGCTCCACCGCGCGAGCGCGTGGGCCAAGGACCAGTCGTACGTGCTCGGCGTGCTGACCGCCGAGCAGCTCGCGCACGCGATGTTCCCGCTCGGCGCCACGCCCTCCAAGACCGAGGTGCGGGCGGAGGCGGCGGCGCGCGGCCTGAGCGTCGCGAACAAGCCCGACTCGCACGACATCTGCTTCATCCCGGACGGCGACACCCGCGGCTGGCTCGCCGAGCGCGTCGGCACCGCCACCGGCGACATCGTCGACCGCGAGGGCAACCGCCTCGGCAGCCACGAGGGCGCGCACGCGTACACCGTGGGCCAGCGCAAGGGCCTCAACGTCGGCTACCCGTCCCCGGACGGCCGCCCGCGCTTCGTGCTGGAGGTGCGGCCGAAGGAGAACGAGGTCGTCGTCGGCCCGCGCGAGGCGCTCGACATCGCCGAGATCGCCGGCTCCCGCTACACCTGGGCCGGGCTGGCCCCGGCGGATCCCGCGACGCCGTTCGCGTGCGAGGTACAGATCCGCGCCCACGCCGACCCGGTGCCCGCTGTGGCGTCGGTGGTGGACGGCGAGCTCGTCATCCGTCCGGACGTCCCGCTCAACGGCGTCGCGCCGGGGCAGACCGCCGTGGTGTACGTCGGCACGCGCGTGCTCGGTCAGACGACCATCGACCGCACCGTGTCGGCCGTCCCCGTCTGA